ACTCACTACAGTAGCTGCTCTCTCCCCCCCTCTCCGGGCCGCTCCTTCCTCAtctccgccggaatagccggcTGGAGATGGAGAGGAGACGGCCCCGGCTGTACATACGTAAGTTTTCTTCTAGTTTTCCTCCCCTAGTGGTGGTTTGGAGCTGTGCCTCAGATCTAGGCGGCAAGATCTGGGGATTAGGGTTCTTCTTGCTGCTATATATGTCTCCGGTGGTCGGAGCATAGAAAAAAGGAGGGAGCCACGGTCTCCGCAAATAAAGTAGAGACCACTGTGAAGTAGAGCCTcccctggccggccatggaggcgaggggGAGAGGCGATGCTTTCTGCGGCACACGACAGAGCTTCTTatggccggccgtggaggcgaggaggagAAGCCAAGCCGTGTGCTCTCCCCGGCGGAGCAGAGATCCAGGTACTTCTCTCTGGCTCTGGATTTGGTGAGTTCTTGGGCTGCTCTTCCTCCCCCTTGTGGTCGTGGAGACAGACAGGAGGGTGAGAGCCCCAGAGCTCGTCGATCTGGAGTTAAGAGGCACACGGGTGAGCGTGCGGTGCTCACCACAATGGAAGCTCTCTATCGGCGGCAGATCTCAAGCGTCGGCGCCTTCAGCCGCCGCTATTTTTGGCCAAGGGGGCAACTCCGCACCTCGGAAGAATCAGCTCCGGGGAGTATGTACTTCTTCCAGGCCTTAGTGCTGAGGGGGAAGGTCTTCGATCTTGGCGTGGTGATCCATCCTGGCGACGAACCAAGTGGCGCAGTCCCCGGCGTCGCCGCCAGCGACCAAGGTCCAAGATCCAGTAATCGAcgcggtggagaagaaggacctGATTTCTTTGTTTTTTAATCTTATTGGGATCCTTTTTGTAATTTATTTGGACTCTTGTGCTATTGCTTCTAAAGCCAAGGTTCTTTCTGTAATTGTACCCACCGACTAACGCGTGTCGCCATCGTCGTGCTCACCATTCGGACTAGTTGGTCGCCACCGCCTTGGTCTGAGCCGTAGGAGGATCCGACGTGGCCATTGGCGTTGGAGGACGACGGTTGGGGCAAGTGCAAGGTGGCGCCGGTAAGGAAACGCGCTCATGCAGTGGTGGCTACACCATGATAAtcttatgtgttagtttgtgaatGAATAAGTGTGACTTGATAAGTGTCACTATATTAAGTGAACAATCTTCCCTGTTGGTACACGCATGCAGCTGAAATGCGTCCACCCGATCGTCGTGAGCAGAGGGAGGCAACTAGTAGTATATGGTAGTACCGCTAGCTAGTTATAAATGAGCTCAATAATACGTGTACGTAGTAGACTACGTAGAGGTCGTTCTTGTTTGGTTTGGTTGGGAGATAAGGTGTACGTAGATGACACTTGTTGCTGTTATTTGTGAGCGGGAAGAGAAGTAGAGAAGAGAGGAAGCAAGAATGAAAAGAAGTAGTCCATCAAGTGCCGGCCAAtcggaaagaagaagaagaatcggTAATTCGGGGGAAAGGAAGAAAGGAAGAAGAATCGATCGGAAATTCAGTTGAGTTGTTGGCGCGCGTACGTACGTCACTACGGGAGAAttgccatacgccgacggccaggcgatgtgccgacggccaaatgtcggggccgtcggcacagtagcCTCCGGAGCGCGGCGACGAGGATGACCGTCGGCGTTAAATTGGCCGTCGGTACAGGCTGGaggtgccgacggtcaccgtcggcacagttctggccgtcggcacatgaccagtctggccgtcggcacatgacCAGTCTGGCCGTCGAAAcattttttccggaatttctggagcgacggatagttgagccctagttcaaatccggtcagtttccagcggattcggcgggacaccgccgaaAGCCGCATGAGTTCCCAAAAAGCTAATGcgtgcacatgtcatgtgataggtggtgcgtaggtggtctactatcatcgcacggaggtttcatgtcatactaaaatgcgccccatgtagctgcttcacaaataaaaaccgtttgggcacgctaaaaatgaaaagatggtcgcccgtgggtcggattagaaatccacaCCCGGGGTCTCGCtttccatcctagggcccacacacgtgccaaatatgaccttgtttcgggaaactatgccatgccgaggccgtttcccacctcatttcccctgaaatccatagaactccggacatgatagcccttttcgtgaaggtttattcaaaataattgccgtatcccagttttgacaaacggaatagttaccatgacatataaaatgacaccacgcggctccgtgagattttttgacttcgttcaaattgccatctggccaaaacaggaccctcgggacatgcggtatcgccgtaccgggcgtgcgggtgcacccattcgcgaacaaactaaacggacaaaaattagcacatataatgatgcgtcgtagaactaaaaacattttttccggaatttctggagcgacggatagttgagccctagttcaaatccggtcagtttccagcggattcggcggggcaccgccgaAAGCCGCATGAGTTCCCAAAAAGCTAATGcgtgcacatgtcatgtgataggtggtgcgtaggtggtctactatcatcgcacggaggtttcatGTCATACTAAAAtgtgccccatgtagctgcttcacaaataaaaaccgtttgggcacgctaaaaatgaaaagatggtcgcccgtgagtcggattagaaatccgcactCGGGGTCTCGCtttccatcctagggcccacacacgtgccaaatatgaccttgtttcgggaaactatgccatgccgaggccgtttcccacctcatttcccctgaaatccatagaactccggacatgatagcccttttcgtgaaggtttattcaaaataattgccgtatcccagttttgataaacggaatagttaccatgacatataaaatgacaccacgcggctccgtgagattttttgacttcgttcaaattgccatctggccaaaacaggaccctcgggacatgcggtatcgccgtaccgggcgtgcgggtgcacccattcgcgaacaaactaaacggacaaaaattagcacatataatgatgcatcgtagaactaaaaacaatttttccggaatttctggagtgacggatagttgagccctagttcaaatccggtcagtttccagcggaatcggcgggacaccgccggaagctGCATGGGTTCTCAAATAGCTAACGCGTGTACAtgccatgtgataggtggtgcgtaggtggtctactatcatcgcacggaggtttcacgtcatactaaaatgcgccccatgtagctgtttcacaaataaaaactgtttgagcacgctaaaaatgaaaatatggtcgcccgtgggtcggaatagaaatccgcgtccggggtCTTGCTTCTCATCCTAggacccacacacgtgccaaatatgacctcatttcggcaaactatgccatgtcgaggccgtttcccacctcattttcgataaagtcaaccagatttaaactagaggtacttgatctattgctcatgatttttgggtaAATTAAATTGTAGGTtcaaaaatatgatatggatgtcatatttgtattcctcttatttttctaatcaatttagacatattatttgccaaattcgtatttactgatattaattattccatattaaataaaaagacaaaaattaaatcatttaattgtttttcaaattttatattattattatttatatatattcattgttgtttacttaagtaattgtttagaattcaaaaatatagagatgtggcagcacggtcaaagggttaatatgattgatatggtagtattaacAACAAGGGCGTCATATCTTtcatggaagctcatccgaagagaaccatgaagttaagcgtgctggggcaggagtagtgtgaggatgggtgaccaactgggaagtttgaatacaagtgcaatttgacctaagattagaTGTACTAAGTGTAAGTGAAAGAATAACAAGTAAAATAGAATAAGAAGgaaattgaaaaaaaataaaaaaaattcaattttttttataatcttttttcaaaaaaaaaaattgaaaattttgaaatactatgccgacggttataccgtcggtacaacaatctgtgccgacggccagtctGTACCGACGGTGATCGGGCAGTCCCCGACCGGAACTATGCCGACGAAGctacgccgacggtcaccgtcggcacagcctgtgccgacggcctttcttgctgtgccgacggctggcgGCCGTCGGCAGACTGGAGCTCTCCCGTGCTTGTGAGTCCCAATTAACCACGCGCGCGCGATATAGGCATCCAATGGAGGCGCGTACGTGATCGAGGAGAAATTAATAAAAGCCACGTACGTAGTAACTTGTTTTCGCCGGCTCGGAATTCGGTCCGCGCCGTACGTACGGTTTTAATGGATCGGTTGCGGGGCAAAGAAACGATTCAAAAGGTGCGATTTTAATGGATGGATGGACGAGTTGTGCACGTCTGTTCGATCCACGCGCGCGCGGGGCAACCAAAGCAAGAAGAGTAAAGTCTGAAACAAACCTTCACTTCATAGTGGAGGTCTAAGATGAACCCCAACCTTCTAATCCCTGAAAACACGACCCTGACCTTTCTAATCCCGGTCAATCCCGGCCAAATGTCGCGATCTGCTCGTTTGCGCGTGTGTTTACTCATGTGGGGCTGATCAACCAGGATTTAACGCCAAAGTGGGCTGGTCCAGCCTAGTAGATGGACGTGGTTGTTTCGGCCCATAACTCCAATAGGCAAATTGATTAGTAGTTTAGCATACGCAGAACATAAAATGTAGCGGATTGGAGTGCCAAAGGCACTTGACGAGGGCCATGGTGATTTCTTTACTCAAATCATGGTTTTTTTCATTACAAAGGTAGCTAGGTGCCTAGCTATGACCTAATCCAATctgattagggcatctccagcggtgcgacgcaaacaggcgctgagcgaccgtttgcgtccgctttgaccgaaaatgcgtctggcaccctctgcagctgacgcaaagtgaccgggccgtccgcggagacgcaaacctggcccctgcgtctttgcggacgctgcgcggatgcgcaaagtgtccgctcgcatctccatcgggcccgcttggcagcgAGTCTGCACCGAGGGTAttcggcggtcagcgcttccaCGTCTGCGCCGTAGtcttcgccatcaatggcgcggctgcctgttctgcgcgcgcactggcgggcggcggctgggcttctgcgccgccttcaatggcatcgtattcCGCGCGCGGCCGCCCTTAAAAATCCACCGGCCGCGTTGCTCCTTCGCCCACACCACACCTCCACTTGCACCACCACGCCAgccgccatggggaagaaaaacGACTTCGAGGTCCCGCTCCCCgtcacggtggggaggctcatgcacggcaaatggatGCCGTGCGACGACGCCTGGTTCGGCGTGCGGTGCTCGACGGCCGGCGGCTCACCGCCGCCGGTGCCCATCCCTCCGCACTCGCGCGTGAGCTCGAGCGAACCGCGGAGATCCGGCGCCGGAGGCGgtatctgccggcggacctccgcgccgatccgtcgtacgccatcgactcggagctttggcgtacgtacctgtccacggagacggacatgagacgaagggcaggcttcatgggcgacagggattatcCCTTCGGCCCTGCACCGTCGGCTCGTCgacagcaggcgccgacgcgtcgtcagcaggcgccgacgcgacGTGAGCAGGCGCCGCACAACGACGCCGACGACcgcgaggatgacgacgacgaagcctacgctgcgtacgacgacgactacgtcgaggcgctcgcataccatagcgaggaggtgaaggacgacagcgacgactacgtcgctgtcgtcttccacgaatggcagcaggccatggcggagggccggaacttcgacTTCCCGGAGAACacgacggacgacgagatggcgaaggtcgccgtcctcgtctccgagtacGACACGCCTGTGCAGTCGccgctgccccgctacgccaccgtCGTCATGCAGCCGGGCCTGTCGGCGGATGAAGCACTTCGACAGGCGCTCCTGGAGCcggcggcgcctcctccaccgccaccaccgccgccacagccttatgtctgggcgcctcaaccgccgccacagccgcagccctgggcgcctccaccgccgccacagccgcagcctcctcaacctcgagcaccgGCGGTGcgtccggcgtacgctcccccggatggcaactggccgtgggtcataccggagctcatcctggtcgacagcgacgaggagcagcacagCGACGATGAGCAGCAGTAGGCGTTTAGGTTTTTTTAAAAATGTTGTAAGTATGTAAATTATATTTCATGTTTAAAAAAAATGATTCGTTctaaaaaaatgcgtcgtgccgctggagccacccccgacgcaaacggacgcgcggtcgatttcgaccaaaagagccgacgcaaacagacgcgcgcggacgctaaaatgcgtcgcgccgctgagaTGCCCTTACCTACCATGTGCAAACCAGTTACTGGTGATTGTCCCCTATTGTTTTCCGTGAGGAAAGCAAGATGGCTTTCTTCTCAAACTCGGATGGGAACTGAGGGCATTACTAGAGCACTCCATGGTGTCGATTACCTGCGATTTCAGTCCTCTACATACGAGTCTGTCGGCCACAGCGATCAGCCGCCGAACGCCATCGCTGCCGTCGTAAGGGGGAGGAGTAGGCTAGCTACTGCACACAGCATGCCGAGGACCAAGGGTTTTGCATGCTGGAGTTATGGGCCAAAACTATCCAATCCATTGACTAGCCCATTGTGGCGTTTAATCCCGGTTGACCAGCAAACACACGCACAAACGAGCAGATCGCAAGATTTGGCCGGGATTGACTGGGATTAGAAAGTTCAGGGTTGTGTTTTCAGGGATTAGAAGGTTGGGGTTCATCTCAGACCTCCACTACTAAGTCAAGGTTTATTTCAGACTTTTCTCAAGAAAGAACGATTCGAGTGCACGATCGCGCGCGCGTGAAAAGGGGCGAGATGAGTCAATCGAACGACCTGCTCCGCTGCTGTGATTCCGTTGTGAGCGATGGGTGAAGCGACGCAGGTCCTTCTCCATTCTCCATGAGGCGAGGTCTGCACAGGCAGCAGCCCTCCTAGTCCTGGTCCCTCTTCTCTTGGCGTCCGTCCTCCTCATGGTGCGCCGCTTCGGGAACGGGACGGCCACGGCGAGAGCCAGAGAGGAGGTGCTGGGCAAGCTGCCCTCTCCCTGCGGCCGGCTGCCCGTCATCGGCCACCTGCACCTGCTGGGCTCCCTCCCGCACGTCTCCCTCCGCGACCTCGCCGCCCAGCACGGCCGCGACGGCCTCATGCTCCTCCGCCTCGGCGCCGTCCCCACGCTCGTCGTCTCCTCGCCGGCCGCCGCGCAGGCCGTCCTGCGCACGCACGACCACGTCTTCGCGTCCCGGCCGCACTCCCCCGTCACCGACATCCTCTTCTACGGCTCCACCGACGTCGCCTTCTGCCCCTACGGCCACCACTGGCGCCAGGTCAAGAAGATCGCCACCACGCACCTCCTCACCGCCAGGAAGGTCCGCTCCTACCGCCACGCGCGGGAGCACGAGGTCAGGCTGGTCGTCGCCAAGCTCCGCGACGCGGTCGGCGCCGGCGCCCCCGTCGACCTCAGCGACATGCTCAGCGCCTTCGCCAACGACGTCGTCTGCCACGCGGTGTCCGGCAAGTCCTTCCGGAAGCAGGGCCACAACAAGCTCTTCCGGGAGCTGGTGGAGGCCAACTCCTCGCTCATCGGCGGCTTCAACCTCGAGGACCACTTCCCGGCGCTGGTGAAGATGGACCTCATCAAGAGGATGGTGTGCGCCAAGGCCCGGAGAGTGCACAAGATGTGGGACGACCTGCTTGATAGCCTCATCGACCACCACGCCAGCAAACCGGCGTCAGAACGCGGCGGCGAGGACTGCGACTTCATCGACGTCTTGCTTTCCGTTCAGCAAGAGTACAACCTCACGAAAGACCATATCAAGGCTCAGTTGACGGTACGCACACGTATAGTATGACCTCACAATTAAACGGCACCTTCACCTACACGTCACATACTAGCTAAGCTAGTCTAGCTCTATATGCATGCTAAGC
This region of Lolium perenne isolate Kyuss_39 chromosome 2, Kyuss_2.0, whole genome shotgun sequence genomic DNA includes:
- the LOC127331060 gene encoding indole-2-monooxygenase-like — its product is MAEGRNFDFPENTTDDEMAKVAVLVSEYDTPVQSPLPRYATVVMQPGLSADEALRQRRRSFSILHEARSAQAAALLVLVPLLLASVLLMVRRFGNGTATARAREEVLGKLPSPCGRLPVIGHLHLLGSLPHVSLRDLAAQHGRDGLMLLRLGAVPTLVVSSPAAAQAVLRTHDHVFASRPHSPVTDILFYGSTDVAFCPYGHHWRQVKKIATTHLLTARKVRSYRHAREHEVRLVVAKLRDAVGAGAPVDLSDMLSAFANDVVCHAVSGKSFRKQGHNKLFRELVEANSSLIGGFNLEDHFPALVKMDLIKRMVCAKARRVHKMWDDLLDSLIDHHASKPASERGGEDCDFIDVLLSVQQEYNLTKDHIKAQLTIMLEAGTDTSFIVLEYAMVRLMQNPHLMAKLQAEVRNIIPKEKDMVTEDDLNGLAYLKAVIKETLRLHTPAPLLVPHLSMADCDINGYTIPSGTRVIVNSWALARDPSGWESAEEFMPERFLEGGSAAAVDYRGNDFLYLPFGAGRRICPGINFAIVTVEIMLANLMYQFDWKLPPRSAQEGGISMAESFGITVHRKEKLLLVPLLPQVLDLFVHVKVLNRKGAQSCAEQFIAWHRVSC